TGCTCTGGGGAGCTGCACCCTCCCACCACGGCTGCAAACACAGCTGCACCGAGTAGGTGTCCTTGTACCTCGATTTGCTGGTAAAGAACCTTAAAACAGGAATGTCCCTTTTCTGCCACCGCTTGCCAGTGTCAGTGTGAAGTCAGGCCAACAGTCTCTGGTGTGCTAAAGGAAGAGTCAGGCCTTTTGCATCTGAGTTTGTGCAGCAAAGGGAAAATTCACCTTGGGTACCATTGATGCTGCAGCCAAGTCCCCTCTGAAGGATGTTGTGATGCCAGCACAAACATAAATGAGGCATCTACAGCCTGGGAGGTGAACTTTGCTCtcctgcagctgcttccagcCAGGGCTttgagctgcagcaggagctgtggaGGTGTCtcccctccctgtgtccccagccccttcccagagtGACCCCTCCAGCCTGCGGACATTAGGGAcagagccccagcagctccctgaaTCACTTCCCACTCACGCTTCAGCTCCTCCACACAGCCCAGGGAATGCTCAGCAAACCTCCCAGTGCTGGGAGAGGTGGTTTGTGGGGGGGACAAGGCTCTGGTCTCCCCTGCGGTGCATAAATGAGGCTCTGGTGCAGAGATGAAGTGCTGGACAGAGCGGGTGCCCTTACAGTGTGATGTGCAGCACCTTCCTGGAAAAATGGCTGGCTGAGAAATATTTTCAGACGTGAAAAGAAAATTCACCCTGATCACCATATGTCAGTGACAGGCAGAGAAAACCACACGCAGGAGCCAGCCCTCCTCCCACCCCGTGGGCTGCACCCCGTTGGGGCTCAGCACCTGCTGTGAGCTGGGCTTGCAAGCGCCTGGAGCAGACAAAGCTGGGTatgtttatcttgcagcttcCTGGGATGCTCAGCCATCCCTAATTGccataaaaataaatgcttttcacTTCATATCACAGAACAGAGGAATTTccctcagtttttttttttttctcctcttttttttttcttttctgaggccTCCTTCAAAGTCATCCCTTCCCCCTCCCTGCGCTGCCTCCTTCCCATCTAAACAAGCACACGGCACACACAGTCTGACACACCACACACATGGAAACACACTGACGGCCCCGCAGCGGCAAGCACTGCCTGGCACAGGGATGGGGCTGGCAGCACAGGCGGCCGCGGGAGGCAGGCGTGCGGGCAGGGGGAAGGATGCTCGCCACCAAAAAGAGCTCTCAGCCAGCCACATGCAAACCTGGAGGATGGCGAGCACCCGCAGGCTCCAGCCCCTTGGGCTGGAATCAGCAAGCCGAGGGATCCGGTGCAGAGGGTGGTGTGAAGTCTCGCCCCGTGTGAGCTGCCGGTCTggcacagctgctctgtgccGGCTGCTTGAGCAATGAGGCAttgctgtgcagacatgcagccCTTGCCATCACCTCAGGAAGGTCTcccatccttttttttcctgtctctctgctCTGGCAGTTGACTTCTGGGGAAACTAGTGCGCTTGCAGTGGTCCCAAGGCCACATGGGGATGGCCCTGGGTGGCAGTGACTGCTTGCTGACCTGAAACACGGCGTGTGTCGTGCCTGGGACTCTCCGCCTTTGCCCACCAACCGATAAGCTTTTAAAGAGACAGTGGGAAGCTCAACAAGCCAGGGCGGCTCTTCCCTGGGGGACTGTCCCGGTGCCCTGTGCAGCCCTGGTCCCAAGGAGGAAGATGGAGCTGTATCACATAGAGGGAGACTGCAAGGGCAGAGCTGCATCATCTGCCCGGTGCAGGGCAGCACGGCTGCTGGGGCCTTGAAcacccacagcacaggacagcacGCTGCAGCCCACACAGGTCCAGGGGCTCAGCCCCCCAAGGGCAGCACTCGCTGCTTGGGCAGCTTTGCAAAGACCTCGGTTAGGCAAGGGCTGGACGAAGCCCGTACCCCGCTGCAGCACCCACCAGCCGCCCCGCAGGCTCGTCCAGCTGCTAAGGGCACTTCCAACAGGTAAGGCGGGCAGGGTAGGGGCACCTATACCTGTCCTAGGGTTCCTGTCCCGCTGCCATCCCGGCTCATCCCCCAAGGAAACCACCTGCCTTGCACCGGAGCTGCACCGACCCGTCAGCTGGTTTTATTAAAATCTGGTCCCCCGTGTTGTGATCCCGGTGGGCTGCCCCGGGGGACGCGGTGGGCTCCCCCCGGCATCCCCAGCCCTCTCCCCTGCACAAAGCTCGGGGAACGCCCCAAGGTACCGGGCGGGGGGACGGACACATCGCTGCGCTCCGCTCCGGCCCCATCGCAGCCGCCGGGGACCGGCCTCGCCTCCCCGCTCGCATCCCGCGGCTGCGGGCAGACCGGAGGGCGGCACCCgggaggggcggcgggcgggACCCCGCTCCGGCCCCGAGGAGCttctgccgccgccgccggccccgcaggGCTCCGCGGCTCCGCGCCGGGCGCGCACGCtgcggcgggggcggcgccgaGGCAggtgagcggcggggccgggctctggcacccAGGGTGCGGCGGGGACCCGGGGCACAGGCACCCGGAGCGCTGCGGGCACCGGCATCGCGGGGCGGGGactcaggcagcagcatctcgggGTGCTGCAGGCACCGGCATTCCGGGAACCCGGGGCATTGGCATCACGGGGCGCGGCGAGGACCGTGGGATCGGCAAAGCAGAGAACAGCAGGGAACGGGGAGCCGGCATCCCGGGAAGCCAGAGTACCGGCATCCCCGGGCGTTGCAGGGATCAGCACCCTGGGGCGCGGCAGGCACCGGGGCACCGGCATCCCCGGGTGAGAGGTCAACCGGAGCAGCGGCATGCGGGGGTGAGCAGGGATGAGGGTAGCGGCACATCGGGATGAGCGGGGAAGCGAGGTACCGACATCCCGGGATGAGCAGGGAGCCACCGTGCCAGCACCCACATCCCGGGATGCTGTTAGGACCCAGGGCACAGGGATACTCCTCCCGGTCCCTCAGGAGGGGTGTGTAGGAAAATCCCTCTCCCCGAAGCCTTCCTCCGGCGGGGGCTGCATCTCCTCGTCTTCCccagggtgcagggcagggcgcGGGGGTTCCCTCCGGAGAGCTCCGCGGCCACAGCGTGGGACCCGGGAGCAGAGGCTGGCACAGGGCAGGTCATCATCTGCAGCAGGCGCTGGGCTGCCCGCTCGTAGTAGAGACCCGAGCTATCGGTAATCACCCCCTCCTGCACCCGAAGAGAGCAGGGAGTCCCCCTGTcatctgcatccccagccccgggCATTTCGGTGGGCTGCCAGCACACAGCAGCAGCTGATGCTCTGCCTGCAGGGAGCAGTTAGCAGTGGAATCCCTCCTCTATGCTCCCCCCGGCCCGCCTGGCAAACACCCCCGATGCTTTGGTCCTGAGCATCGTCAGGCCGATGGGTGCAGGGACACTTGCAGCGATGGGGACAAGGCTCTGCAAGGACGCTTCTGGGTGACCAGAAAGCAGGTGTCTCCCcagtcctgctccagcacatcactGATGGGGACACCATTCTGCAGGAGCTGGAAGGTCACCCAGCCACATTCCCCCTGCCAGGTACTcgctgggaccccccagccctACCCCAGCCCCACGGGCAAACCACACAGCATTTCCTCAGCTGTTTGCAGCCACCACCCCTGTGCACCTGGGACGGGCAGGGTCACAAGCCCAGGGTGACAGAGCATTTAGGACTGGGCTACAGGCAAAGGATGAAGGGTTTCCTCCTTCTCTGTGTGTTTCTAACGGCTCCTTTGAGACAAGCCACACGACTCCCCGCTGGGAAGCCTCGCTGAGCTGTAAGTACAGGGCTTTTTATTTGGACTGTTAATCTAAATCCATTGTACccggttggaaaagcccctgtGTGCAATACTCCCTGCACTTGCTGCATCCTCACTTGAATGTCTATTAGCAGCTTCCTTCCCActcccctgggtcccctctgccagTTTGAATAAACATACATAACTTCCATTTGAAAGCCTTTAAGCAAAAAATACGTTGTCAAGGGAAACTCTTCTAACATTTCTTACAGATATGCTTGATCTGGTTTTATATTTTTCACTGTCATAAATTCATatgtcagagattttttttcaccACGAGATACATATTCATTTGAATGCCCAACACCCAGCTCACACTGGGCTTGTGTAATTCTGATGATTGTCTCATTAAAATAGCTTACAACATATTTCAAAAATCTATCGAAAGGAGACTGGCTTTATCTGTTCTATTTTTCCAACCATTTATGGAAATTTTGGGTTAACTAAAGAAAAAATTTTGCGAATTCGTATTATTCCAGACAGAGACATTTGTATTCTCTGCCAATTGCACTTCAAAACAAAAAGACACCCCACCATCCCCAGGTAAGCTTCTATTTCCCAGCAGATACCCCAGCAAATGTGAGACAGGCTCACGCTTTGATGAGCCAACAGGGGAGATCAGGCCAGGTCTTAGTTCAAACCTCACCTTTGTTCTAAAGCTGAGCTTAGCTAGTCATGAAACGAGTAGGGAAAAGAGTTATAAAACTATTAATTGCTGCTTCAAATTCCTAGATGAAAGCTGTATGCAGGCAGAAATAATTGGCTCTATTCAGAAGCAAACATCAGAAGGGAGCATCTCAGACAGTTCACAACCCTTCTCCTCGCTctgcttcctgcacaggagggATTCCCTGGGGTACAAAGGCTTGAGGGGTCCCCACAcccacttttctctttttttttggagggggtgcTGAGAGGGTGGTGGGAGCTCCCTCCCCACTCTCAGGGTTTGGCACATCTTACCCAGAGCCACAGCCAGGTGCTGGGGATGGTCCTGCTGAGCTGCAGTATCCCTTTGGGCTTGTCCCACTGTCCCAGTAGCCACCTGCgctgccctgtgcccccccaacccACCTCACCTTTGATTTTGGTGACACTTGGCCTGGCCTCCCAGAGCAGATGCTGCACAGGGAGGGTGCAGAGCGAGGCTGAGATGGGGGTGGGATGAGCTGGATCCCACAGACCCACCCCCATGgcccctgtgtgtgtgtttgcagcctGAATGCACGAGCATCCTTCTGGAAGGAACCTGGATTAGTCATCCCCACCCCACAGATGGGCTGTGTGATGTCTTCCCTAGAAAAGCTAATCTATCACAGAAATTCCAATTTATCTCAGAAAAGGAGTGTTTACACtcccttttctctcctgtttttatcttaagcattaaaaaaatgatcctttttttttttccctcccctttggAAGGCAAGACAGTGAGTCCATTAAGCTCTGAGGCTCATCACAAGCCAGTTTTCTCCTCCAGACGTGGTGTAATGGGAAGCGCTGGCTCTGTGGTGCAAAGCCTATGTCTTTAAGGAGTCCTGGCTGGGAGATGCAGTGGAGTTAGCAGATGCCTTTGCCAGGCTACTTCACACAAATCTGGCATTTGCTGCACCCACGGCCTTGCTCAGCTTAAAAACATCCCTCTGGGGTTTATTTCTAACCACCACTCTGGTACCACTCCCCCTCTAGCTCTGCTCTGACCTCCAGATTTAGATGAGAAAACATTCCCAAGGTCCCTTCTGGTCCGATAAACCTTTTAACACTGCGCTTCTCAGACAAGGGAAAACACGCGGAGCTTTAGTGTTTGCCCCATAAACCCCAGGAGATGTCAGTGAGCAACACAGAGCTGGGCTGCAAAAGTGTCTGCAGGGGAACCGGGATTCCCCAGGACAGGGGGGACCCGCCTCGTGTCACTGACCTGCCCTTGGCCCTCGGTGGCTGCTGTGGGACCAGAGTGTCCTGTGTGGCGTCTGGTGGCACCTGCAGCCTTTCCGCTCAGCTCCTGCTGCCTGTCTGTGGCCTGTGTCCCTGGGTTACCTGAAAGTTTGAAAACTTCAGCGGGTGGCACAAGACAGAGAAGGTGAGAGGTTTTTCTAACAGCAGCTGGCTGGTGAAAACCAGGGAGGGAAGGCTCTGAGGTGGGAGACAACCCAGCCTGGAGGTCACAGGTTCCCCAGCGAGCGCTGCAGCAAAAGCATCAGCGGCTGTGGAAGTTGTGTCAGTACCAGCAATGACCCTGGaagtgtgggcagagctcaggagCAACTCACACCTGATAGTGGGATTTTTCCAAAGTAGCTCATGTATGGGGAAAAATATAATTCCTCAACCAAAAGAACAAATCCAGTGTCCTTTCTGAGGACACCCAACACCCCGTGCCAAGAGTGGGGGGACTGTGTGGCTACTCAAGGCACCCCCAGGTGTTTTGATGAATAAGGTACATGGACAAGCTTGATTTCCAGGTGACACAGAAAGATCACAAACCTTCCTATTTGCCTTTTTATGCTAAGCTTCTGATGAAGATGGGTTGAAGGTGTGGGAATGCTTCTATTTGTTAGATGTTTTAACTGCTGCTCATTAGAAAATGGAATTTCTGCTGGGTGGAAAAGCTCAGCTCCTTGAAACTTCTAAAATCCTGAAACACAACAGAAATCAAAACTTTGGTTTTTATTTCCCTACCAACACAGAGGTTTTTAACTCAGAGTCATCAATCATTCTGAATAATGGTTTTGTTATGTTtcgatatataaaaataatatttatatttaacaTGACAGAGCACACAAGAGGAAACGAAGCAGGCAGATTGTTTTGACACTTCTTCGACTGAAATTCTCCCTAAAACCTTTGTGAAAACACTTGGATTTTGTCAAAACTGCCTTTGCTGTTGGGAAGATTGCACCATCTAAGCACTTTTCAACCAGGTCTAATTAGCAATGTAGGTAGCTGGGCTACAAAGCTCTTGGGCCGAATCGCTGCATCTGTTTTATCCACGGGGGAGGCTCTTTGCGGGGTAAATCCTCTCTTCAGTGACTAATTACCTGTTAGAACAAGGAAAGCCCCAAGGATGAGCTGCTGGAGGGGCAGTAAGCTGCCTTCCTCAGGTCATTCATGATCTGCAAAGGGAGAAACtctaagaggttaaaaaaaaagagaaggaaaagtttcACCTGGCAAAATCATGAGCTTTTTCCGTTTTCCTTCCATACTGGCAGAGCCAAAAGCTGcttctttcccctcctctctccttggTTCTCACTTTTCAAAATGCAAacatcccccctccctccccagggtGCTTCTTCCCCCCCCACCTCACCCAGGAGCACCCGGACCAGGGGgagccccatgtcccctccagcccccctgtGTCTCGCCCGCAGGTGGaaccagctcctgctctgctgatCATGGTCAACAAGACCTTTGATTACTGGGGCCCCAGTTTTGAGGAGGACGTTATCAACATCAACGTGGGGGGTCTGAGAAGACGGCTCAGCTCCAGCGCCCTCTCCAAGTTCCCCGACACCCGCCTGGGACGCCTGCTCTTCTGCGACTCGGAGGAGTCCATCCTCCAGCTCTGCGATGACTACGACGTGAGCGCCAGGGAGTTCTACTTTGACCGAAACCCCGGCTTCTTCCTTTACATCCTCCACTTCTACCAGACGGGGAAGCTGCACGTCATGGAGGAGCTGTGCGTCTTCTCCTTCTGCCAGGAGATCGAGTATTGGGGCATCAATGAGTTCTTCCTGGACTCCTGCTGCAGCTACCGCTACCACGAGCGCAAACTGGAGAGCCGGCACCACAACTGGGATGAGGAGAGTGAGGTCAGCAGCGTGGACACGTCCCCTGATGAGATCTCCGACATCAACCACGACCTGCTGCACTACAGCACGCTGCGCTGCGGCAATGTGCGCAAACGCCTCTGGCTCACCATGGAGAACCCCGGCTACTCCATCCCCAGCAAACTCTTCAGCTTCGTGTCCATCAGCGTGGTGCTGGTTTCCATAGCCACCATGTGCATCCACAGCATGCCTGAGTACCAAGAGGTAGATGAGAATGGCAACGTGCTCGACGAACCTGTCCTGCACAAGCTGGAGTATTTCTGCATCTCCTGGTTCACCTTCGAAGTGTCTTCCCGCCTGCTGCTCTCTCCCAACCCCAGGAAGTTCTTCAAGCACCCGCTGAACCTGATTGACATTGTCTCAGTGTTGCCCTTCTACTTCACCCTCTTGGTGGACGTGACTATGGGCAGTGACTCGGAGCTGGGCAACCTGGGCAAGGTCGTGCAGGTGTTTCGGCTCATGAGGATATTCCGGGTGCTGAAGCTGGCTCGGCACTCCACTGGACTGAGGTCACTGGGGGCCACCTTGAAGGTAACCTGGTTCTCTATCTCCATATCTACTCCTGTAGTCTCTGGGTGAGAAGGAGACCTCTGgtacagctggaggatgcagaaATTCCCATTCCCGGTGGGTAGTGCGTGGAGAGTGTCCTTGGAGTGGTGAGCTGGGCTGTCGGTTTGCGTGCCTGCTAAAGCAACCAAGTGTGAGGAGCACTGTACAAGCCCTCTTTGTAAGGCAAACAGCAGTTCACCCCATTGCTTGCAGACTTTGCTTCATGCAGAACTGATGCTTCCAGGGACTCAGCCACCCCTTCCCCACCATGGTGTGCAAGCCCCATTGCACGGTGTTGGAACAGACTCAGCCATGCACAGGTGGATGGTGATGTCCCACCAGAAGTGGTCAGTGCCCAGCAAGGCTGTGAGTGAGCTGCTGAGCAGGGACCAGgccagccagcagctgctgggtaTGGCAGCTTGGAGCTGCTCCTGTCCCCAGTTGGGGAGAAGCAGGAGGCTCCTCCTAAGGACATGCTGGCATCTGGCCAGAGGTGACTCCAACCCTTGGTGTCTGCCCATCTAGGCAGACATAGagatcctgctccagctgagcTGACACTTGCATCCTCCATGACATGATGAGTTTGGGACTGGCACATGGTTAACCACAGATGGCACAAAGCAGTAGTAGAAAAAGAAAGGGCTAACTGCAGGAACTGGGACAACCAGCCCAAGACAGTGTTCCTGTCCTCTGCAGAGCCTGGGCTACCAGCAGCCACCCCTCAGGGTGCTGGAAAAGCTCAGGGCAAGCAAGGTGCACAGGGCTGAGGGAAGCTGGCCCCAGGACCTCATGGTCCTCCAGGGGATGAGGATGATGCAGAGACAGCCAAGGACCAGGGTTCAGGCATGCCAAGAGGCAGCATCCCCGCAGATTCAGTGGGAGGATGTTATCATCCTCCGTGGCGTGCCCCAAGGCTGtgtctctcctccccatccccagccTCCTTA
The DNA window shown above is from Patagioenas fasciata isolate bPatFas1 chromosome 16, bPatFas1.hap1, whole genome shotgun sequence and carries:
- the KCNS1 gene encoding delayed-rectifier potassium channel regulatory subunit KCNS1 isoform X2, which translates into the protein MLPPARLANTPDALVLSIVRPMGVEPAPALLIMVNKTFDYWGPSFEEDVININVGGLRRRLSSSALSKFPDTRLGRLLFCDSEESILQLCDDYDVSAREFYFDRNPGFFLYILHFYQTGKLHVMEELCVFSFCQEIEYWGINEFFLDSCCSYRYHERKLESRHHNWDEESEVSSVDTSPDEISDINHDLLHYSTLRCGNVRKRLWLTMENPGYSIPSKLFSFVSISVVLVSIATMCIHSMPEYQEVDENGNVLDEPVLHKLEYFCISWFTFEVSSRLLLSPNPRKFFKHPLNLIDIVSVLPFYFTLLVDVTMGSDSELGNLGKVVQVFRLMRIFRVLKLARHSTGLRSLGATLKHSYREVGILLLYLAVGVSVFSGVAYTAEKEEDVGFDTIPACWWWGTVSMTTVGYGDVVPVTVAGKLAASGCILGGILVVALPITIIFNKFSHFYRKQKALEAAVRNSGKKDPEDVESISSRDRDSEALSETSLGRGSPDRRGLTPSSHPTP
- the KCNS1 gene encoding delayed-rectifier potassium channel regulatory subunit KCNS1 isoform X1 → MVNKTFDYWGPSFEEDVININVGGLRRRLSSSALSKFPDTRLGRLLFCDSEESILQLCDDYDVSAREFYFDRNPGFFLYILHFYQTGKLHVMEELCVFSFCQEIEYWGINEFFLDSCCSYRYHERKLESRHHNWDEESEVSSVDTSPDEISDINHDLLHYSTLRCGNVRKRLWLTMENPGYSIPSKLFSFVSISVVLVSIATMCIHSMPEYQEVDENGNVLDEPVLHKLEYFCISWFTFEVSSRLLLSPNPRKFFKHPLNLIDIVSVLPFYFTLLVDVTMGSDSELGNLGKVVQVFRLMRIFRVLKLARHSTGLRSLGATLKHSYREVGILLLYLAVGVSVFSGVAYTAEKEEDVGFDTIPACWWWGTVSMTTVGYGDVVPVTVAGKLAASGCILGGILVVALPITIIFNKFSHFYRKQKALEAAVRNSGKKDPEDVESISSRDRDSEALSETSLGRGSPDRRGLTPSSHPTP